A genomic segment from Bradyrhizobium sp. ISRA430 encodes:
- a CDS encoding carboxymuconolactone decarboxylase family protein: MKPRMNFYQAAPDTLKALTALEQQIQSTGLEKSLIELVKIRASQINGCAFCINMHTEDARKRGETEQRIYLLNAWRESPLYTDRERAALAWTESVTMISETHAPDDVYEQVRAQFSDEETVNLTMLIATINAWNRLAIAFRSVHPVKVKASVA; the protein is encoded by the coding sequence ATGAAACCCCGCATGAATTTCTACCAGGCCGCACCCGATACGCTCAAGGCGCTGACGGCGCTGGAACAGCAGATCCAGTCGACCGGCCTCGAGAAATCGCTGATCGAGCTCGTCAAGATCCGAGCCTCGCAAATCAACGGCTGCGCGTTCTGCATCAACATGCACACCGAGGATGCGCGCAAGCGCGGCGAGACCGAGCAGCGCATTTATCTGCTCAACGCCTGGCGCGAATCCCCGCTCTATACCGATCGTGAGCGCGCCGCATTGGCCTGGACCGAGTCCGTGACGATGATCTCGGAAACGCACGCTCCCGACGACGTCTACGAGCAGGTACGCGCGCAATTCTCGGACGAGGAGACGGTCAACCTGACCATGCTGATCGCGACGATCAACGCCTGGAACAGGCTCGCGATCGCATTCCGCTCGGTGCATCCGGTGAAGGTGAAGGCGTCCGTGGCGTGA
- the iaaH gene encoding indoleacetamide hydrolase, translated as MDLDQLTMTQAAADLCAGKITSKALTSAVLARAKANPNLNAFITLDEAGATKAAEAFDARRRKGACRPLGGVPVVIKDNIEVAGLPSSAGTPALKNFVPKKDAPVAAKLRAAGAIIIGKTNMHELAFGISGYNAGFKTGGEPGVRNVYDTSKIAGGSSSGTAAAIGARIVTAGLGTDTGGSVRIPCALNGCASLRPTVGRYPQAGIAPISHTRDTAGPMAATMTDVAALDRIIVGGGAIAPADLKQVRIGVVKTMLTNLDDDTDAAFKGAIDKLRAQGASVVDVEMPELAELNGKVSFPVAIFEANDDMVAYLRHTGTGLTIAALAKEIASPDVKGTYDGLVIPRKLPGPDNTVVDAKPAYDAAMKAGRPALRALYRDTFAKNRLDAIAFPTTPKVAIAANPDSSSLPNFLLFIQNTDPGSNAGIPGIQIPVALGASSKLPVGLELDGPAGSDRRLLAIGMAMEKVFGRLPPPAR; from the coding sequence ATCGATCTCGACCAGTTGACCATGACCCAGGCCGCGGCCGATCTCTGTGCCGGCAAGATCACCAGCAAGGCGCTGACCTCGGCAGTGCTGGCGCGCGCCAAGGCCAACCCCAACCTTAACGCCTTCATCACGCTGGACGAGGCCGGCGCTACAAAGGCCGCCGAGGCCTTCGACGCGCGGCGCAGGAAGGGCGCGTGCCGGCCGCTCGGCGGCGTACCGGTTGTGATCAAGGACAATATCGAGGTCGCGGGGCTGCCCTCCAGCGCCGGCACGCCGGCCCTCAAGAACTTCGTGCCGAAGAAGGATGCTCCTGTCGCGGCGAAGCTGCGCGCGGCCGGTGCGATCATCATCGGCAAGACCAACATGCACGAGCTCGCCTTCGGCATCTCCGGCTACAATGCCGGCTTCAAGACCGGTGGCGAGCCCGGCGTGCGCAACGTCTATGACACCAGCAAGATCGCCGGCGGCTCATCGTCCGGAACGGCCGCCGCGATCGGCGCGCGGATCGTCACCGCGGGCCTCGGCACGGACACCGGCGGGTCGGTCCGGATTCCCTGCGCACTCAATGGCTGCGCGTCGCTGCGGCCGACCGTCGGCCGCTACCCGCAAGCGGGCATCGCGCCGATCTCTCATACCCGCGATACCGCCGGCCCGATGGCCGCAACGATGACGGATGTGGCGGCGCTCGACCGTATCATCGTCGGCGGCGGCGCGATCGCACCGGCCGATCTGAAGCAGGTGCGCATCGGCGTGGTGAAGACCATGCTCACCAATCTCGACGACGATACCGATGCCGCTTTCAAAGGAGCGATCGACAAGCTGAGGGCGCAAGGCGCGAGCGTGGTCGATGTCGAGATGCCGGAGCTCGCCGAGCTCAACGGCAAGGTGAGCTTCCCCGTGGCGATCTTCGAGGCCAACGACGACATGGTCGCCTATCTCAGGCACACCGGTACCGGGCTCACCATCGCGGCACTCGCGAAGGAGATCGCGAGCCCTGACGTGAAGGGCACCTATGACGGCCTCGTCATCCCACGCAAATTGCCTGGTCCCGACAACACGGTCGTTGACGCCAAGCCGGCCTATGATGCGGCCATGAAGGCCGGGCGGCCGGCGCTCCGGGCGCTCTATCGGGACACATTCGCCAAGAACCGGCTCGATGCCATCGCCTTCCCGACCACACCGAAAGTCGCGATCGCCGCAAACCCCGATTCCAGCAGCCTGCCGAATTTCCTGCTCTTCATCCAGAACACCGACCCCGGCAGCAATGCCGGCATTCCCGGCATCCAGATTCCGGTTGCGCTGGGCGCGTCGAGCAAATTGCCGGTCGGACTCGAGCTCGATGGGCCCGCTGGAAGCGACAGGAGGCTGCTGGCGATCGGAATGGCAATGGAGAAGGTGTTCGGGCGGCTGCCGCCGCCGGCGCGCTAG
- a CDS encoding amino acid ABC transporter ATP-binding protein yields the protein MIQISHVDKWYSAAFQVLKDCTTHVAKGEVVVVCGPSGSGKSTLIKCVNALEPFQKGDIIVDGTKVNDPKTDLPKLRARVGMVFQHFELFPHLKIIDNLCLAQEKVLGRAHDKAVTKGMMLLERVGLKEHAQKFPAQLSGGQQQRVAIARALAMDPIAMLFDEPTSALDPEMISEVLDVMVDLAREGMTMMVVTHEMGFARKVANRVIFMDRGEIVEDAPKDDFFGKPRSDRAQKFLSKILSH from the coding sequence ATGATCCAGATCAGCCACGTCGACAAATGGTACAGCGCCGCATTTCAGGTGCTGAAGGATTGCACAACCCACGTCGCCAAGGGCGAGGTGGTGGTGGTCTGCGGCCCCTCGGGCTCGGGCAAGTCCACGCTGATCAAATGCGTCAACGCGCTAGAGCCGTTCCAGAAGGGCGACATCATCGTTGACGGCACCAAGGTCAACGACCCCAAGACCGATCTGCCGAAGCTGCGCGCCCGCGTCGGCATGGTGTTCCAGCACTTCGAGCTGTTCCCGCACCTGAAGATCATCGACAATCTCTGCCTCGCCCAGGAGAAGGTGCTGGGCCGCGCGCATGACAAGGCGGTTACTAAGGGCATGATGCTGCTGGAGCGCGTCGGCTTGAAGGAGCATGCGCAGAAATTCCCGGCGCAGCTCTCCGGCGGCCAGCAGCAGCGCGTCGCCATCGCACGCGCGCTGGCGATGGATCCCATCGCCATGCTGTTCGACGAGCCGACCTCGGCGCTCGATCCCGAGATGATCAGCGAGGTGCTCGACGTCATGGTCGACCTCGCCCGCGAGGGCATGACCATGATGGTGGTCACCCACGAGATGGGCTTTGCGCGCAAGGTCGCCAACCGCGTGATCTTCATGGACCGCGGCGAGATCGTCGAGGACGCGCCGAAGGACGACTTCTTCGGCAAGCCGCGCAGCGACCGCGCGCAGAAGTTCTTGTCGAAGATTTTGTCGCATTAA
- a CDS encoding MDR family MFS transporter, translated as MSTLQPALNAASAASIPASTALATPAVSAKTWIAVVGATLGAFMAVLNIQIVNASLADIQGAIGAGIDDGGWISTSYLIAEIVVIPLSGWLAQVFSIRIYLLTNAVLFLTLSAACALAQDLPQMIVLRAVQGFTGGVLIPMAFTLIITLLPRAKQPVGLALFALSATFAPAIGPTIGGYLTENFGWEYIFYVNLVPGAVMVGMLWYALEAKPMKLSLLRDGDWAGIITMAIGLSALQTVLEEGNKDDWFGSPFIVKLSVIAAVALTAFLIIELTVKKPLLNLRLLVRRNFGFGMLANFLLGIALYGSVFILPQYLSRIQGYNAEQIGMVLAWTGLPQLVLIPLVPRLMQRFDARIIIGVGFVLFAGSNFMNIYMTSDYAADQLLWPNIVRAIGQALVMAPLSAVATAGIEPENAGSASGLFNMMRNLGGAVGIALLQTVLTKREQYHSNVLMQSVSVFEQATRTRLEQLTQYFVNHGVLDRADASHRAFVAIGHIVQKQAYILAFSDTFYLLGMALIVALVAALFLKKPGHISAGEAH; from the coding sequence ATGAGCACGCTCCAACCCGCCCTCAACGCCGCATCGGCCGCCAGCATTCCCGCCTCGACCGCGCTCGCGACGCCCGCAGTCTCCGCAAAAACCTGGATCGCGGTGGTCGGCGCCACGCTCGGCGCCTTCATGGCGGTGCTGAACATCCAAATCGTCAACGCCTCGCTCGCCGACATCCAGGGCGCGATCGGCGCCGGCATCGACGATGGCGGCTGGATCTCGACCTCCTATTTGATCGCCGAGATCGTGGTGATCCCGCTCTCCGGCTGGCTCGCGCAAGTGTTCTCGATCCGCATCTATCTGCTGACCAACGCGGTCCTGTTCCTGACTCTGTCCGCGGCCTGCGCGCTGGCGCAGGACCTGCCGCAGATGATCGTGCTGCGCGCGGTGCAAGGTTTTACCGGCGGCGTGCTGATCCCGATGGCATTCACCCTGATCATCACGCTGTTGCCACGCGCCAAGCAGCCGGTCGGACTTGCGCTGTTCGCGCTCTCGGCGACATTCGCCCCCGCAATCGGCCCGACCATCGGCGGCTATCTCACCGAGAATTTCGGTTGGGAGTACATCTTCTACGTCAACCTCGTTCCCGGTGCGGTCATGGTCGGCATGCTCTGGTACGCCCTGGAAGCCAAGCCCATGAAGCTGTCACTCCTGCGCGACGGCGACTGGGCGGGCATCATCACCATGGCGATCGGGCTGTCCGCACTTCAGACCGTGCTCGAGGAAGGCAACAAGGACGACTGGTTCGGTTCGCCCTTCATCGTCAAGCTGTCCGTAATCGCGGCAGTCGCACTGACTGCTTTCCTGATCATCGAGCTCACGGTGAAGAAGCCGCTTTTGAACCTGCGCCTCCTGGTTCGCCGCAATTTCGGCTTCGGCATGCTCGCGAATTTCCTGCTCGGCATCGCGCTCTACGGCTCGGTCTTCATCCTGCCGCAATACCTGTCCCGCATTCAGGGCTACAATGCCGAGCAGATCGGCATGGTGCTGGCCTGGACCGGCCTGCCGCAGCTCGTGCTGATCCCGCTGGTGCCGCGTCTCATGCAGAGATTCGATGCGCGGATCATCATCGGCGTCGGCTTCGTGCTGTTCGCAGGCTCCAACTTCATGAACATCTACATGACCAGCGACTACGCGGCCGACCAGCTCCTGTGGCCCAACATCGTCCGTGCGATCGGTCAGGCGCTGGTGATGGCACCGCTGTCGGCGGTCGCGACCGCCGGCATCGAGCCGGAAAATGCCGGCTCAGCCTCCGGCCTGTTCAACATGATGCGCAATCTCGGCGGCGCCGTCGGCATCGCGCTGCTGCAGACCGTGCTGACCAAACGCGAACAGTATCACTCCAACGTGCTGATGCAGTCGGTCTCGGTGTTCGAGCAGGCGACCCGGACGCGGCTCGAGCAGCTCACGCAATATTTCGTCAATCACGGCGTCCTCGACCGCGCCGACGCGTCACATCGCGCCTTTGTCGCGATCGGTCATATCGTGCAGAAGCAGGCCTATATCCTCGCCTTCAGCGACACCTTCTATCTGCTCGGCATGGCATTGATCGTGGCCCTGGTCGCCGCCCTCTTCCTGAAGAAGCCCGGCCATATCTCGGCCGGGGAAGCCCACTAA
- a CDS encoding D-amino-acid transaminase has product MDSIAYVNGSFVPLSDAKISILDRGFLFADGIYEVAAVLDGKLVDNASHLARLERSVGEIKLKMPVTVERITEIQKELVARNKVANGLVYLQVTRGADKGRDFAFPKGDVESSLVMFTSEKDIVGASSAKTGINVITVPDIRWERRDIKSVALLAQVLAKQAAAEAGAGEAWMLEDGFVTEGGSSSAFILTQDDVIVTRQNSNAILPGCTRKAVVALAEERQLRVEERAFTVAEALAAKEAFITSASLFVQPVVAIDGKKVGDGKPGPIATRLREIYVEFAKATAV; this is encoded by the coding sequence TTGGACTCGATCGCCTACGTCAACGGCTCATTCGTCCCGCTTTCGGACGCCAAGATCTCGATCCTCGACCGCGGCTTCCTCTTTGCCGACGGCATCTATGAGGTCGCGGCCGTGCTCGACGGCAAGCTGGTCGACAATGCCTCGCACCTGGCGCGGCTGGAGCGTTCGGTCGGCGAGATCAAGCTGAAGATGCCGGTGACGGTCGAGCGCATCACCGAGATCCAGAAAGAGCTCGTGGCGCGCAACAAGGTTGCCAACGGCCTCGTCTACCTCCAGGTCACGCGCGGCGCCGACAAGGGCCGCGACTTCGCGTTCCCCAAGGGCGACGTGGAGTCGAGCCTGGTGATGTTCACCTCGGAGAAGGACATCGTCGGCGCGTCCTCGGCCAAGACTGGAATCAACGTGATCACGGTGCCCGACATCCGCTGGGAGCGGCGCGACATCAAGAGCGTGGCGCTGCTCGCGCAGGTGCTGGCGAAGCAGGCCGCGGCGGAAGCCGGTGCCGGCGAAGCCTGGATGCTCGAAGACGGTTTCGTCACCGAGGGCGGCTCGTCGTCGGCGTTCATCCTGACCCAGGACGACGTCATCGTGACCCGCCAGAACTCCAACGCGATCCTGCCGGGCTGCACCCGCAAGGCCGTGGTCGCGCTCGCCGAAGAACGTCAGCTCCGCGTCGAGGAGCGCGCCTTCACGGTCGCCGAAGCGCTCGCCGCCAAGGAGGCTTTCATCACCTCGGCCTCGCTGTTCGTGCAGCCGGTGGTCGCGATCGACGGCAAGAAGGTCGGCGACGGCAAGCCCGGCCCGATCGCGACGCGACTGCGTGAGATCTACGTGGAGTTCGCCAAGGCGACGGCGGTGTAA
- a CDS encoding LysR family transcriptional regulator — protein sequence MDRFTSLTAFVRVVENGGFSAAARRLNMSTTMVSNHVQALEDRLGVRLLNRTTRKVSLTEIGKAYYDRSTQILADLEQADDIASELQSVPRGTLRIHSATHMVPFVAPVVAKLLSTYPEIKVDLRMGEAEVDLIEDGYDVALRMTSPPDSSLIVRSLATWRHVLCCSHDYIEKHGRVQKLDELTAHNCGRHLNYPFGDDWRFFDRKGTPTSVRISGSFVTNSGEALRKVALEGGAVCLMAGFLVRDDLEAGHLVRLLPEYRPVEMSMNAVYPHRHHLSAKVRTFIDMLVQHSAEQQKLINPYS from the coding sequence ATGGACCGCTTCACCAGCCTCACGGCCTTCGTCCGGGTGGTCGAGAATGGCGGCTTTTCCGCCGCCGCCCGCCGGCTCAACATGTCGACGACCATGGTGAGCAACCATGTGCAGGCACTGGAGGATCGGCTCGGGGTGAGGCTGCTCAACCGCACCACGCGCAAGGTGAGCCTGACCGAAATCGGCAAGGCCTATTACGACCGCTCCACGCAGATCCTCGCCGATCTTGAACAGGCGGACGACATCGCGAGCGAGTTGCAATCGGTGCCACGGGGCACGCTGCGCATCCACTCGGCCACGCATATGGTGCCGTTCGTCGCGCCGGTGGTGGCAAAGCTCCTGTCCACCTATCCGGAGATCAAGGTCGATCTGCGCATGGGCGAGGCCGAGGTCGATCTGATCGAGGACGGCTACGACGTTGCCCTGCGCATGACCTCGCCGCCGGATTCGAGCCTGATCGTCCGCAGCCTCGCCACCTGGCGTCACGTGCTGTGCTGCTCGCACGACTATATCGAGAAGCATGGTCGCGTGCAGAAGCTCGATGAGCTCACCGCGCATAATTGCGGTCGTCATCTGAATTACCCCTTTGGCGACGACTGGCGCTTCTTCGATCGCAAGGGAACGCCGACATCGGTGCGCATCTCCGGCAGCTTCGTCACCAACAGCGGCGAGGCGTTGCGGAAAGTGGCGCTGGAAGGCGGCGCCGTCTGCCTGATGGCCGGCTTCCTCGTTCGCGACGATCTCGAAGCCGGCCATCTGGTTCGGCTGTTGCCCGAATACCGGCCGGTCGAGATGTCAATGAATGCGGTCTACCCGCACCGGCATCATCTGTCCGCGAAGGTCAGGACCTTCATCGACATGCTGGTGCAGCACAGTGCGGAGCAGCAGAAGCTGATCAATCCTTATTCTTGA
- a CDS encoding ABC transporter permease subunit (The N-terminal region of this protein, as described by TIGR01726, is a three transmembrane segment that identifies a subfamily of ABC transporter permease subunits, which specificities that include histidine, arginine, glutamine, glutamate, L-cystine (sic), the opines (in Agrobacterium) octopine and nopaline, etc.): MLGSFDFDVIRRSLPYLFYEGMTFTLTLTALSALGGLIFGTAIALMRLSGYKLLGRIAGLYVDFMRSLPLVLVIFWFYFLVPYIGQWLTGASRPISVGAFASSLITFIMFEAAYFSEIMRAGIQSISRGQPAAANALGLTYAQTMRYVVLPQAFRNMLPVLLTQTIVLFQDTSLVYVLSIPDFLGAASKVAQRDGRLVEMYLFAALVYFTISCVASFGVRRLQSRIAIIR; this comes from the coding sequence ATGCTCGGCAGTTTCGATTTCGACGTCATCCGCCGCTCACTGCCCTACCTGTTCTACGAGGGCATGACGTTCACGCTGACGCTGACGGCGCTCTCCGCGCTCGGCGGCCTGATCTTTGGTACCGCGATCGCCCTGATGCGGCTGTCCGGCTACAAGCTCCTGGGACGCATCGCCGGCCTCTATGTCGACTTCATGCGCTCGCTGCCGCTGGTGCTGGTCATCTTCTGGTTCTACTTCCTGGTGCCTTATATCGGGCAGTGGCTGACCGGAGCCTCGCGCCCGATCAGCGTAGGCGCGTTCGCATCCTCTCTCATCACCTTCATCATGTTCGAGGCGGCGTATTTCTCCGAGATCATGCGTGCCGGCATCCAGTCGATCTCGCGCGGCCAGCCGGCAGCGGCAAACGCTCTCGGCCTGACCTATGCTCAGACCATGCGCTACGTCGTGCTGCCGCAGGCCTTCCGCAACATGCTGCCGGTGCTCCTGACCCAGACCATCGTGCTGTTCCAGGACACCTCGCTGGTCTACGTGCTCTCGATCCCGGATTTCCTCGGTGCTGCCAGCAAGGTCGCGCAGCGTGACGGCCGTCTGGTCGAGATGTATCTGTTCGCGGCCTTGGTCTATTTCACCATCTCCTGCGTTGCCTCGTTCGGCGTCCGCCGCCTGCAATCGCGCATCGCCATCATCCGCTAG
- a CDS encoding HlyD family secretion protein: MSNASYVTETKDKISLRPSRQAIKRAALALALVLGVAAAGDFGYSYLTTGRYLESTDDAYVKADSTIIAPKVSGYIAQVLVGDNEKVRAGQVLAKIDDRDFKAALEQARADVAAAEASVRNIDAQLELQQPIIEQSTADVGAAEANLKFAQEERARYDDLMKSGSGTIQRAQQTDAALRASNAQLQHAKSGLLAAQRKVDVLTTQRAQAAAQLDRARAVAEQASLNLSYTEITAPVDGTVGARSLRVGQYVQAGTQLMAVVPLDAVYVVANFKETQLTHMRPGQPVELHIDSFRSEALRGHVDSLSPASGLEFALLPPDNATGNFTKIVQRVPVKIVLDDHRLTGLLRPGMSAVPTVNTKATVLAERDRAKRLADNAARPNGS; this comes from the coding sequence ATGTCGAACGCTTCTTACGTCACTGAAACAAAAGACAAAATCAGCCTCCGCCCATCACGGCAAGCAATCAAGCGAGCAGCCCTCGCCTTGGCGCTGGTGCTTGGCGTCGCCGCGGCCGGCGACTTTGGCTACAGCTACCTGACCACCGGTCGCTACCTGGAATCCACCGATGACGCCTATGTGAAGGCCGATTCCACGATCATCGCGCCGAAAGTCTCGGGCTACATCGCCCAGGTCCTGGTCGGCGACAACGAGAAGGTCAGGGCGGGCCAGGTGCTGGCGAAGATCGACGACCGCGACTTCAAGGCCGCGCTCGAGCAGGCCCGCGCCGACGTCGCCGCCGCGGAAGCCTCCGTGCGCAACATCGATGCCCAGCTCGAATTGCAGCAGCCGATCATCGAGCAAAGCACGGCCGACGTTGGCGCCGCGGAAGCCAATCTGAAATTCGCGCAGGAGGAGCGCGCCCGCTATGACGACCTGATGAAGTCGGGCTCCGGCACGATCCAGCGCGCACAGCAGACCGATGCGGCGCTGCGCGCCAGCAACGCGCAATTGCAGCACGCGAAATCGGGCCTCTTGGCCGCACAGCGCAAGGTCGACGTGCTCACCACGCAGCGCGCCCAGGCCGCTGCCCAGCTCGACCGTGCCCGTGCAGTCGCCGAGCAGGCCTCGCTGAACCTGTCCTATACCGAGATCACCGCGCCGGTCGACGGCACGGTCGGCGCCCGATCGTTGCGCGTCGGCCAGTATGTGCAGGCCGGCACGCAGTTGATGGCGGTGGTGCCGCTCGATGCGGTCTACGTGGTCGCGAATTTCAAGGAGACGCAGCTCACCCATATGCGCCCGGGCCAGCCGGTCGAGCTGCACATCGACAGCTTCCGCAGCGAGGCTTTGCGCGGCCATGTCGACAGCCTGTCGCCGGCGAGCGGGCTCGAATTCGCGCTGCTGCCGCCCGACAATGCCACTGGCAATTTCACCAAGATCGTTCAGCGCGTGCCGGTGAAGATCGTACTCGATGACCACCGCCTGACAGGCCTGTTGCGGCCCGGCATGTCGGCGGTGCCGACGGTCAACACCAAGGCGACGGTGCTGGCCGAGCGCGACAGGGCCAAGCGCCTCGCTGACAACGCCGCACGCCCGAACGGAAGCTGA